Proteins from one Anopheles nili chromosome 2, idAnoNiliSN_F5_01, whole genome shotgun sequence genomic window:
- the LOC128732034 gene encoding protein midgut expression 1-like isoform X1, whose product MCSLIGCCCDCAAAVACCCCTCALQTLCGCLFVALIIAVAIALGVYFGVFHNRDSNSDTTTTTTSSVLLKALIPNDTEDDKDTIWAY is encoded by the exons ATGTGCTCCTTGATTGGTTGCTGCTGTGACTGTGCAGCGGCCGTTGCATGCTG CTGTTGTACTTGTGCCCTTCAAACGCTATGTGGCTGTTTGTTCGTGGCACTCATCATCGCCGTTGCGATCGCGTTAGGTGTGTATTTCGGTGTCTTCCATAACCGAGACTCGAATtccgacaccaccaccaccaccacgagcaGTGTGCTACTGAAGGCTTTAATACCGAACGATACCGAGGACGACAAGGATACAATTTGGGCGTACTGA
- the LOC128732034 gene encoding protein midgut expression 1-like isoform X2, with the protein MCCIFKTIWMFVKTALQTVCFCCTCALQTLCGCLFVALIIAVAIALGVYFGVFHNRDSNSDTTTTTTSSVLLKALIPNDTEDDKDTIWAY; encoded by the exons atgtgttgtatttttaaaactatttGGATGTTCGTGAAGACCGCCCTTCAAACGGTGTGCTT CTGTTGTACTTGTGCCCTTCAAACGCTATGTGGCTGTTTGTTCGTGGCACTCATCATCGCCGTTGCGATCGCGTTAGGTGTGTATTTCGGTGTCTTCCATAACCGAGACTCGAATtccgacaccaccaccaccaccacgagcaGTGTGCTACTGAAGGCTTTAATACCGAACGATACCGAGGACGACAAGGATACAATTTGGGCGTACTGA